CGCAGGTTGTCGGCTTCGTTGTCCCCGCCCAGGGCGAAGGGCCGGACGTGGTCGATCTGAAGGTCATGGGTGGCGCTGCAGCGCGTGCCGTCGGCCGCGACGTAGGTGCAGCGGTGGCCGTCGCGGTCGAAGACCTGGTCGCGCGTGGTGCGGGGAATGTGGCGGGTCGAGGTCTTCGGCTCCGACGGCTTCG
The Candidatus Krumholzibacteriia bacterium DNA segment above includes these coding regions:
- a CDS encoding HNH endonuclease signature motif containing protein; translation: KPSEPKTSTRHIPRTTRDQVFDRDGHRCTYVAADGTRCSATHDLQIDHVRPFALGGDNEADNLRVLCGAHNRRRAEHTFGARCTQPELLVSVTGRTE